The following proteins are co-located in the Sebaldella sp. S0638 genome:
- a CDS encoding CopG family transcriptional regulator has translation MATLRKNITIKEEDFEKISDFAYRNRVSVSELLRKAAIFYINVQESMDLSEYLKKNCDFVSEEEQKDLDNWIKELKSNSDSDYDSDEGQEITLEDIIQGKL, from the coding sequence ATGGCAACTCTAAGAAAAAATATAACAATAAAAGAAGAAGATTTTGAAAAAATATCAGACTTCGCATATAGAAATAGAGTTTCAGTTTCAGAACTTCTAAGGAAAGCTGCAATTTTTTATATAAATGTTCAGGAAAGTATGGATTTAAGTGAATATTTGAAGAAAAACTGTGATTTTGTTTCTGAAGAAGAACAAAAAGATTTAGATAATTGGATTAAAGAATTAAAGAGTAACTCTGATTCTGACTACGATTCTGATGAAGGGCAGGAAATAACTCTTGAAGATATCATACAAGGTAAGTTATAA
- a CDS encoding response regulator transcription factor, translating into MKKNTILVVEDDLEIKTLIQFFLEKENYNVITAQNSGKALEMLQNHKPDLVILDIMLPGLNGLEIAKLIKKESHKYGTPFIFMLTAKTETEDVIDGFQAGCDDYLRKPFDPRELILRIKKLLSLKKEGFAPEKESGLLQYDQIEINLDKHTVTESSSEIILSNKEFKLLAFLIQNKGLALSRETILSRVWNENYHLGDRTIDVYVGKIREKLPSISKNIKTIKGVGYRLKEI; encoded by the coding sequence ATGAAAAAAAATACCATTCTTGTTGTAGAAGATGACCTTGAGATAAAAACTCTCATACAGTTTTTTCTTGAGAAAGAAAATTACAATGTCATCACTGCCCAAAACAGCGGTAAAGCTTTGGAAATGCTGCAAAATCATAAACCCGACCTTGTTATTCTGGATATTATGCTTCCGGGATTAAACGGACTGGAAATTGCCAAATTAATAAAAAAAGAATCACATAAATACGGGACTCCTTTTATTTTTATGCTTACTGCAAAAACTGAAACAGAGGATGTTATTGACGGTTTTCAGGCGGGATGCGACGACTATCTCCGGAAGCCTTTTGACCCGCGGGAACTTATTCTGAGAATAAAAAAACTCCTTTCTTTGAAAAAAGAGGGTTTTGCTCCTGAGAAAGAAAGCGGACTTTTGCAGTATGACCAGATAGAAATTAATCTTGATAAGCATACAGTAACCGAAAGCAGCAGTGAAATTATTCTTTCCAATAAAGAATTCAAGCTTCTTGCCTTTCTTATACAGAATAAAGGTCTTGCCCTCAGCAGGGAAACTATCCTCAGCAGGGTTTGGAATGAAAATTATCATCTCGGGGACAGGACAATTGATGTCTATGTTGGGAAAATCCGTGAAAAGCTTCCTTCTATATCTAAAAATATAAAAACTATAAAAGGAGTTGGATACCGATTAAAAGAAATTTGA
- the pstB gene encoding phosphate ABC transporter ATP-binding protein PstB: MAEAKLDKPVINNDNGLTNIISVRNFNFFYGDFQALYDLNLEIPKNNVTALIGPSGCGKTTFLRSINRMNDLIDTSKYVGDIVINGKNIFEPGYDVVELRKKVGMVFQKPNPFPKSIYENIVYAPRLHGLKDKNKLMEIAEKSLKAVALWDEVKDKLHKSAMGLSGGQQQRLCIARAISIKPDILLMDEPTSALDPLSTSKVEELIRELEKNYTIVIVTHNMQQAARISDYTAFFYKGVIEEYDKTSTIFTNPSNKKTEEYINGKFS; the protein is encoded by the coding sequence TGGCTGAGGCAAAATTAGATAAACCGGTGATAAATAATGACAACGGCTTGACAAATATAATTTCGGTTAGAAATTTTAATTTTTTTTATGGAGATTTCCAGGCACTATATGATCTGAATCTGGAAATACCCAAAAATAACGTTACGGCGCTTATAGGTCCCAGCGGATGCGGGAAAACTACTTTTCTTCGTTCAATAAACAGAATGAACGACCTGATTGATACCTCAAAATATGTAGGAGATATTGTCATCAACGGAAAAAATATATTTGAACCGGGATATGATGTCGTAGAACTCAGAAAAAAAGTTGGTATGGTTTTCCAGAAGCCGAATCCATTCCCTAAGTCTATTTATGAAAATATAGTATATGCTCCGAGACTTCACGGACTGAAAGATAAAAACAAACTTATGGAAATTGCGGAAAAAAGCCTGAAAGCTGTTGCTTTATGGGATGAAGTAAAGGACAAGCTGCACAAGTCAGCTATGGGACTTTCAGGAGGACAGCAGCAAAGATTATGTATCGCAAGAGCAATATCAATAAAACCGGATATTCTTCTTATGGATGAGCCTACTTCGGCGCTTGACCCCCTTTCTACATCAAAAGTAGAAGAATTAATAAGAGAATTGGAAAAGAACTATACTATAGTTATAGTTACGCATAATATGCAGCAGGCTGCGAGAATTTCCGACTATACGGCATTTTTCTACAAAGGTGTAATTGAAGAATATGATAAAACAAGTACAATATTTACAAATCCAAGTAATAAAAAAACAGAAGAATATATAAACGGAAAATTCAGTTAA
- a CDS encoding cell wall metabolism sensor histidine kinase WalK, translating to MSKEKEIEFLKENVINIIDDNFTLNIDYYINNKSLDFFQKVFNIKKETKNYKKTLEKESQKLKEILRAIDDIIFVINNNEIILKNKNVDILTYNSKSKKYFDTIKYNSLIKKIKSILTSKENIKEDFFLTELNKYYLIESYRLETEHSIIISLRDITITKNFEKIQKDFISNVSHELKTPLTNIKGYTIALEESIENKDENMKTFFKIINSNINKIDNLIYDFLNYSKFEGFKILNLSYIKADELINETLFGLTLLINNKNAKIQTNFDLFDENNYIYIDAEKIKLVMKNLIENALIYSSEKPEINVEIAENNDTYTFRIADNGLGISEEEQDKIFEKFYRVDKSRPMNFSGSGLGLAIVKEIVNNYNSEINLTSNSGVGSTFSIIIPK from the coding sequence ATGAGCAAAGAGAAAGAGATAGAATTTTTAAAAGAAAATGTCATTAATATTATTGACGATAACTTTACACTTAATATTGATTATTATATTAATAATAAATCCCTTGATTTTTTTCAGAAGGTCTTTAATATAAAGAAAGAAACAAAAAATTACAAAAAAACACTGGAAAAAGAAAGCCAAAAGCTGAAAGAAATTCTTAGAGCCATTGATGATATTATTTTTGTAATAAATAATAACGAGATAATATTAAAAAATAAGAATGTTGATATTCTTACATATAATTCAAAATCAAAAAAATATTTTGATACAATAAAATATAATTCTCTTATAAAAAAAATAAAAAGTATTCTTACATCAAAAGAAAATATAAAAGAAGATTTTTTCCTTACTGAATTGAATAAATATTATCTTATAGAGTCATACAGGCTGGAAACCGAACATTCCATCATTATAAGTCTCAGAGATATTACTATCACAAAAAACTTTGAAAAAATACAAAAAGATTTTATCTCAAATGTTTCCCATGAGCTGAAAACACCTCTTACAAATATAAAAGGATATACAATAGCTCTTGAAGAATCTATAGAAAATAAAGATGAGAATATGAAGACTTTTTTCAAAATCATAAATTCGAATATAAACAAAATAGATAATCTAATCTATGATTTCTTGAATTACTCAAAATTTGAAGGTTTCAAAATCCTGAATCTCTCATATATTAAGGCAGATGAGCTTATTAATGAGACTTTGTTCGGGCTGACCCTCCTTATTAATAATAAAAATGCAAAAATACAAACAAATTTTGACCTTTTTGATGAAAATAACTACATCTATATTGATGCGGAAAAAATAAAACTCGTTATGAAAAATCTTATTGAAAATGCACTTATATATTCCTCGGAAAAACCGGAAATAAATGTGGAAATTGCAGAAAATAACGATACTTATACATTTAGAATTGCAGATAACGGACTCGGAATATCTGAGGAAGAGCAGGATAAAATATTTGAAAAATTCTACAGGGTTGATAAATCAAGACCTATGAACTTTTCAGGATCAGGACTCGGACTTGCCATAGTGAAAGAAATTGTAAATAACTATAACAGTGAAATAAACTTAACCAGTAACTCAGGAGTAGGAAGTACATTTTCTATTATTATTCCAAAATAA
- a CDS encoding PhoU domain-containing protein, whose amino-acid sequence MRNLDERMEDIRTLISEALKNCKRSLTIIRTILNSGTFDKALYGEAKSIEETMNHTELKIDEEVITTIARFQPMAINLRFLIGVIKIGNATERINDLALNILKVLKHSDNIKSLEKQSILEMHTKVEQMFDLFLKCYYEEELNYAYLILSLDDEVNAYKTNVIETTKKVMNDKTASEKGGNGEKGEIYLGALFISQHLERIGDTIKNLAETVIYIYNGIDIRHIDYEEEKITLKRKK is encoded by the coding sequence ATGAGAAACTTAGATGAAAGAATGGAAGATATCAGAACTCTTATTTCAGAGGCCTTAAAAAACTGTAAAAGATCCCTCACTATTATCAGAACTATACTTAATTCAGGTACTTTTGACAAGGCATTATACGGTGAGGCAAAATCAATAGAAGAAACAATGAATCACACTGAATTAAAAATTGACGAGGAAGTAATCACTACTATTGCGAGATTTCAGCCTATGGCTATAAATCTGAGATTTCTTATCGGTGTTATAAAAATAGGAAATGCCACTGAAAGAATAAATGATCTTGCACTGAATATACTAAAAGTATTAAAGCATTCTGACAATATAAAGTCTCTGGAAAAACAGAGCATACTTGAAATGCACACAAAAGTCGAACAGATGTTTGATTTATTTCTGAAATGCTACTATGAGGAAGAGCTGAACTATGCTTACCTTATACTAAGCCTTGATGATGAAGTTAATGCTTATAAAACCAATGTTATTGAAACTACAAAAAAAGTAATGAATGATAAAACTGCTTCCGAAAAGGGAGGAAACGGCGAAAAAGGAGAAATCTACCTTGGAGCACTGTTTATATCACAGCATCTGGAAAGAATCGGGGATACAATAAAAAATCTTGCCGAAACTGTTATTTATATTTATAACGGAATTGATATAAGACATATCGATTATGAAGAAGAAAAAATAACCTTAAAAAGAAAAAAATAG
- a CDS encoding TMEM175 family protein has protein sequence MKLSKQRLEALSDGIIAIIITIMVLSIPLPPAFDRSSLLQLAETLVIYFVSFIVVGSFWSQHSRIFYYINNISGKITWVNLLFLFFLSLIPIFTKWVMENPSNIIPAVGYNVVYLFVNLSYLLIFEYIIYNSEHEGIKKVRESRADSRKRNSVFRFFITLIITITAISVSVYVPKIPGTFLLIFPVLSSTLNLLLEDYRRELKKNIIQQKLSDI, from the coding sequence ATGAAGTTATCAAAACAGAGGCTCGAAGCCCTCAGTGACGGAATCATTGCAATAATTATTACAATTATGGTTTTAAGCATTCCTCTGCCGCCGGCATTTGACCGCAGCAGTCTCTTACAACTGGCAGAAACACTTGTCATCTACTTTGTCAGTTTTATAGTTGTAGGCTCTTTCTGGAGCCAGCACAGCAGAATTTTTTATTATATAAATAATATTTCCGGTAAAATTACATGGGTTAATCTTCTGTTTCTTTTTTTCCTTTCACTGATACCTATTTTTACAAAATGGGTAATGGAAAATCCGTCGAATATTATTCCTGCAGTGGGATATAATGTAGTTTACCTCTTTGTTAACCTGAGTTATCTTTTGATATTTGAATATATAATATATAACAGTGAACATGAGGGAATAAAGAAAGTGAGAGAATCCAGAGCTGATTCCCGGAAAAGAAATTCTGTTTTTAGATTTTTTATTACTTTGATTATAACAATTACTGCAATATCTGTTTCAGTTTATGTTCCGAAAATACCCGGTACTTTTTTACTTATATTTCCGGTACTTTCTTCAACACTTAATCTGCTGCTGGAAGATTACAGAAGAGAATTGAAAAAAAATATTATACAGCAAAAACTTTCAGACATATAG
- a CDS encoding type II toxin-antitoxin system RelE/ParE family toxin: MKISYKVSYKKEAVKFLKKHRIEAIKFYKAFETMANDLENFDGYDIKRIVGRDNEYRLRLGKYRALFRVIDNELLILVIYTDSRGQIYK; this comes from the coding sequence TTGAAGATATCATACAAGGTAAGTTATAAAAAGGAGGCAGTAAAATTTTTAAAAAAGCATAGAATTGAAGCAATAAAATTCTATAAAGCTTTCGAAACTATGGCAAATGATCTTGAGAATTTTGATGGTTATGACATCAAAAGAATTGTTGGAAGAGATAATGAATACAGATTGAGATTAGGAAAATACAGAGCTTTATTTAGAGTGATTGATAATGAACTGCTGATCTTGGTGATCTATACAGACAGCAGAGGTCAAATATATAAATAA